The nucleotide sequence TGTCCTCTCTACTTCAACTAGTTgtagtttttataattattcattcaatgatttttcatttgCTCAAACCATCATCATAGGAATTGGATCATTTGTATTCTGTGTATTTCAATTTGAAGAAGTTGATGATtctgtttttatcaaattcatttaCCTCCCCTTCATATTTATAGAGTATTAGAACATCTGATTTCAGAGAGTAGTGGTGATCCAAACACACCTTGGCTGGAAAAAAGGTTTTAGAAAgtcgtttttttgtttttccccGTCTGCTTTCTTTTTTGTCCAATTACTCTCTCTAAGAACATTTTCATGAGCAATTGACTTGATTGACTTCTTCTTTCCACATTAACAACGAATAATTCCTTTTAAATACAgccaaggaaaaatttttttcgatttttgtacAAACCGTCTATCATTAATGGGATGATAATGACACCAATACCAAGACGTGATTTTACTTCAACGGAGTACGGCAGGAATTTGAAACTTTCGAAACACACCTTTACAACATTTGATATTCATTTGCTCGTAAGTATAGAGATAAGGGTCAAAATTGTCAAACCAAGTTAAGGCTCGATTCTTGTTTACTGAAAGGTTATCCccataaaataatttcactcATCTTCTTTCCTTGGAGTGTTGTTTCTactttaaaattgataaaaagttGTGATTGTAAGTGAGAAGTTTGGGAATATTTTTGTCATacaattgattttcatttttacaagGCTAAGatgttaaatttgttaaaaattaaataattaaagaaatatttcaaatatacacGGGGTCGGTAAGTTATGTAATTTTGGAGGAGAATTTTGTCAGGAAGAGCTAGTAAACAGCAACAGTTTTGTGGTAGCTGCAATGaaatattgttgatatttatCTCTTAAAATAAGACCAGCGCTTTGTCTTCATTGTCATTAGATACCCAGTTTACTGAAAAATCCTCAAAATCTTactcttttatttttcaatatttttaatttgtgcaGCACTGATTAGAAAATGGTGAAGCTGAAATTTTGATACCTTTTCTAGCAATATTTTCTCTGTTAAATCCTAAATattgatatagaaaaattgattcatAACCCATTACAACACGAACATTCATCATAACTCGTGGTTAGAATTTCAAATTACAGACTGCCGAAACAGTGGAAGCCATTGTAAGTcaattaatggaaaaacaacGGGTAGCCAGACAAGCAGCTCTAGTCAAACAATTAGAATGTGGGTGTCCGGATTCTACATGCGCCGATGGAAAAAGCTGTTCCCATCCAATGAGGCGGATTACTGCTGCCAAAGAGGTTGTTAATTCGCCTTTACAGAGTTCTAGTTTGAATTCAAGACCACTAAGCAATTcagataataataatcaagtaTCTTCCACTACTGGCTCTGGTTCCATGTTGTTGGGCAACGGTAATTCACCTAGGGTCTATTCAAGAGACTCCAGAAATCAACAAGTTAAGGTAAAACAGCAGGTACATAATACTCCTCCtgatttatatatgttattcaatttattttgttattagtgGAATTTATGAGTTACGTATCAAATTGTTTAATAGATATCTTAATTAACTCTGGATATCTTTTTTCCTCTTTAGGCAGTTCAGAACAACACAAACTGCTCATCTAGTTCAGGAAATACTCCTCCATTAGTACTAAGTCTATCTCAGATCCAAGGAGGCGGTGGTTTACTCATTCTCAACAGTAATTCGGGCAACAACAGTAACAACCATCAAAATCTAGTAAATCCGGTGTCAGTAGCAAACTTCGTTTGTAATTCTAGTCGTGTGATTCCCAAAGAAAGAACTAGTCATCTTGTACTTAAACAAGAAGTTATGGATACGAATCCCTCCTGTCTCCATGCATCTAAGCAGAATTCTAAAGCAGTACAAAGAGAAATGAAAATGGAACTTGGAGAAAATCATAGACAATCAGTTTTTCACGACGgaaatatgtataataatagGTGGGAAATCAGAAGCTaactataatcaaatattatattcacatatttttttctagaaatcCCCATCAACAATCAGAAGTAGTAATGTCAAGTGCTCCATCGACTCCTTCAAAACACATGGATACAACCCAAGAAGACGTTGTAGACGAATACAAACATCAAAATTTCTGTAACGAAACAGTGGTACTACTAGGTACAGATTCTAGTGGTTCTCTTGTTAGTAAAAGTGATGGTTCTTCCATTATAAATGGAGGGTTCTTTAATGAAACTTTAGATCTATCGCAGGTTAGTTAAAAGATAAATCCGTACTTTGAATGTATCTAGtctaatttttgaatcaattgtaTCAAATCTTTTTCTTAACTAGTTTATTACCTTATATCTATTTAAatatagatttttcaaaatttctattataggTTAGGCCATACTATCAATACCTACATCTGTTCCAGGAGGATATTCAAAGAACTCTCTCGGCCAATATGCCATTGTGTTCAACTGAACTAACTAATCAAAACTCTGCTTCCGAGACGAATGGATCTGAACATCATCAAAATAAACCGCAGTCCCAACAACAACCTCTAAGTAATGAAATGAATCCGATGGACTTTATAGACAGTTGTGATGTAGTTGTATCACCGACACATGTTGTTGATGACGACGTATTCGTTAATTTAGATGCTTTTGATATGCTCGGCGAATTTCCAGATTTAGAAAGCTTAGATTCTGGACATGCCGGACTCTTAGGTGAGCCAGTCGACTCAACAAACATTGAGTATATTCTTCTTGACTCACTAAAAGTGAGAACTTTCTACTAATATGAGTATTTAATTCCAGATGTTAATCCGTCCGaaaatagaattaatattaaGGCACAACCTGAACAACAAAACAATCAGTTGGAAGGTTCGGCGAAAATAACCGACTATTCTCCTGAATGGGCTTATCCAGAAGGTGGTGTCAAAGTTTTGGTCACAGGTCCATGGCACTCATCTGGACCATACACTGTACTTTTCGATACATTCCCTGTACCGACCACTTTAGTCCAAAGTGGAGTGTTAAGATGTTATTGTCCAGGTATGTTATTCACTTATGATAAAATGTAGACATGAAAATAtcattaaagagaaaaatgaagcCAAAATATTAACTGATAAGTTTCTCATTGCGAATGATTTCGagctaattgtaaataatatttgtcttttcgatttgtttctttattttttgtatcaaattttaacTTACTACTACTATAATAAagcaattttcaattaatagatgcttttttgttctattaataTACGGATCTCTCCAGAACAGAACAGAATATAATAGAATGATGCGATTTTATGGTTTTTTATGgatcaataattataatacagaaCTACCTAACAGCTTAAGTAGTTGCAATTGAAATTGATGATTGAATTTTCgcattaaatataaaatttaaatttgaaaatatattttcctaaacAACAGTTCACAAACTAAGAATATGTTATTCACCGGTTGACTGTACTCAAACTAATGGTGAgggtaataaatataattgagactcagattattatatttatgttcAAATGAATAGATTCAGATTTCCACCTATCTACgctggaaatattttattagaaattattttccaagACCTACGTGTCATTCCCGAACGATCATACATTATAGTAACAAAAGTTTTGTAAGAAGGCTAactaaatatatacaatatttacaAAGTAATATATGTAGTTTTTAAGGAGAGTGAAAACAGCTTTTATCATTAaacttatttcatatttgaGTACAATACAAGAGAATGTGAAGTATAACAATCTACTACCTACCTAATGGTTATCAAAATATCACTCATTCTAATTAACAATTATGATTTAACATTCGTACTTTCTTTGACATAAgcatttaatatttctgttttgAATGTGTAAATAACATTACTTGATAGAAATCGGAATCAAATAGtgtgatttaaatttttgaacaatttaatTCCATTATGACATATGTGTCAGGACTCCATTTGACagaataaaggaaaataaaatcatgcaataaataaattgataaattatttgtttgtcacgcgattaaaaataattcaattcccAATACAAGCTCATTTACTGTTTGTATTAAACGTCAATGCCATGTGTATTTTCCACACCTAACGACATACGATGTGTAGCAATGAAGTTCCgagaatttatcaaaaaaaaaacaagcaaatAAAGTTTCTAACTAAATTTTGTTATCACCTTCCCAATAATCTCCATTCAACTCTACACAACGATCCAACGTTATTCACAACACTCCAACTTCTGAAATTATCCCGTTTAGAATCACGCTTACTGCACCTGTTAGGCGTGACATCATATTGGGGGGTGAAAAATGTTTCGGGACCAAACTCTTGCACAATCAATGAGGCATTTCAGGATGCTAACACAGAACTCCTCTGTTACTGCTGACAGTGTCCCAATTAATGATCCCCTggttatcgaaaaaaaaaacaattaacattGCTATTGCGACTTAGATGCTTTTATTGGactatgtaaaaaattcacttaTATCATATCTATCGTATCTATGTACATACAACTATTATGAGTTAATTTCACTTCAAACTCTCAATGTATTCTATCTTCCATAAAATAACCACTGATACATCCAAAACCCCAAATAGAGTTAAGGCTATTGTTATCACTTCTCATGAACCTCCTTTGGAATATAAATTATCCGACGTAAGCTCTGTATAGAAATATATGCTATCCTCCAAGCTTTGGTTAAAATTCAATCACCAATCCttcaaaaaactgtaataatgaCAAACTCCTTAAATGCCCTGAGttcattgaaaaatactcatgaAAACAACCCTCTTGAACTACAAAATAAGATGTTTTTTGGCGGTGTCGTTTCACCTAGAAATACTTGGAAACGAAGAGGCTGATAAACATGCAAAAGACGCTGCGATGTACTTACATAATAATGAATAGTGCGGTTCAAAGTGACGTGAAAGCCtacatcaaaatgaaattttcagtgGCCAGCTGAGTGGCAAGgatgatttcaaaaattaggACAAATAAAGGAAAGTGGCTGCGAATATGCAGTCATCGGCCAAAACAAGTCGTAGTAACCCTTCTAAAAATAGAtcacttaaaaaaaaacgtctGAATATTTATCATGTGGAAGTAGCAAACCTATGTGTACAGCTTGTAACCAAGAACTGACTGTAAAACATATACTATTAGAATTTACATTATACACATCGCAGcaatgtaattttcaaaatgatatgaACACCCTACTAGGAAAAAATTGCAACGTGGataataatatgtataaatattcgTTAACTAGCACTCTATTTTATTGTGATCATATTATCAAATCCATCGCTAATAATTAACATGGTTGATgcgaaaatgtaaaaaaagttattgtgaGTAATTTGTGAAATCCTCGTTCTCTGTCAATATTGGTAGTGTACGGCAGCATTTGTTCtcttatttttccatttactGACTTTTTGAGAAATCTTCCCCTAAGCAGCCAATATATAATAACTGAAGATActatttttaagaattatcTAATAATGCTAGTAAAACGGATATATAATTTATCAgcttaaatatatgaaaaaatatatcaaataattaaacCAAAAGCGACATCCCTAACATACTTTTTAATACTGTTGGGAATTATgacgaaagaaaaaattaaaagaattctTTGATGATTGAATAAAGTTCTACCATAGCGACAGGCGTGCAAAGGTCTCCACGTTCACGGAGAGCGAGTCAAGCAGGGAGCGATTTCTAACGAAATGTAATAAGCGGCGCCCTAACTGGAAGATAGAGCACTCGAGAGACATGGCCCGAGAAATCGTGTAGTCTAATAGGCCTTGTAACCTGGTAAATACCAAGAATAAGTACAAAGATACGTATTAAATATACATCGGAAATAAATAATCAGGAATCAGTTTTCTCAGTATTAATATaaccaatgaaaaaaaattagtaactgTAATTAAATCCATTATGCTCTTTTTATATATCAGTATATTATTCGAAGAGCCAGTAATGATGATTATTACTCACTAAAGGATGATTTTTGCACCACTAGCGTAACAAACGGTGTAATATATTCGAATGGTTGATACCATTACTCGCAAATAGAATACTATACTTCATAATCTATcaggaaaaaataatatattataatttttgacatgattattataattactaCTTACTTATGAAATTTACAGGTGGATTTTTTTAACCGTCATATTATAACTTTTACTTCTTGCGGTATTTCTACTTCTAATATTGTTAACTCTTTCTATAATACCGTTAATTACTTCCACAAGTTTTTCCTGGCTCTTTTTTTTACAGCTGTGCATTTAACATtctgttaatttaaaaataaagagttTGATGGGACagagaaaacatttttctacaaatcACCTGACATAATTAACGATATAGATGTCATTGTTGATGTCGTTGTAATCTTTTATATCTTCGTTCGTGCAGCCATTATTAATGCAACCTATGCAAACCACCAATGATATATTGtcaaattccatttttgatGACACACTTTGGTCAGAAGAAATTAATGATCTGGTACTTCTTTGAGAAATTTATTCAGTTCCTACGgtgtaaaagtatttttttggttgatATCCTTCGGGCTGGAGTTTCAGGAACCCTTGAAgcttcatataatttttcagatGGATGTTATGGTGAATATTCAGGGTAATTTTTGGTATTGAGTAGAAAACCTATAGTGAGAAGAACTTGTACGGCTTGTTTAATCCAGAATTTAGTTACTCGTGATATATATTGTGTACTGTTACTCATTTCGACTTCATCAAAAGCAGACGTACCAGTATTCATCTAGACGTAAAGCAAACACAACTCAagataaaaattgtcaaaatgcacaaaatgttatttttttaatttaattttgacgtGATTTTTGACATGACaattgatttatattatttcaccaaattgttattattattcaacTGTCATTACTTGTCAATATTACACTAAAATTGACTTTGATTTGTAGCCATAAATCTTGGCTTCATATATCTAGTATTGAagtattcaattgaattaaaaaccagaatttaataactattatataaattattacatatttagttccataatttacaaaaaatagtagTAGGTAAATATACACGAGGACATATATTTATCATCATATTCTTTCAGCACACGAAGCTGGTTTAGCAACTTTACAAGTAGCATGCGACGGCTATGTGATTTCCAACTCTGTGATATTCGAGTACAAGTTGCCACCGAGGGAAGAACAAGTGGCAGCACCTGAACCAAAAGTAGAAAGATGCAATGATAACTTACTTAAATTCACGCTGCTTCAAAGATTAGAAGCTATGGATGACAGACTACAGATCAAACAAGAACCTGTTGATAATGATGtggtaatttttctaataattttatcacaattATATGTAGTATGAAGGAAAAAGTCTTTAAGcattaatttttatctgtcaTGTTTGATATAATCAAAGAAATATGAAGGATGTTCTCAATATAGATATCCACTTCCATTATACCTCTTCATAACATTATATCGTCAGCATTGCGGTCAGCATAGATTAAATTATGTGTGAAATCATCCAACTTTTTAACAACAAAAGCAATGTCAGACTGTAAAATATTTGTGGTTCACATAAATAGAGTTTTTTCATTCGCTCCAGGTAGAAACAATCTTATTTCTTGCTCTAACGCACTTTTCCCATCATTTTTTGTAGGTCGAGGATACAGCTCTTTTTGGACAACCAAATTTTGAAGATAGGCTGGTTACCTTTTGCCAAAATATGACGTCGAGAATATGGAGACACGGTGAAGAACTTAGTGTCTCATGGTTTGCCAGCCACAGAGGGATGACGTTGTTACATCTCGCAGCTTCCTTAGGTTATTCTCGTTTAGTATGCGCCATGCTACACTGGCGAGCCGAAAATTCGTCTTTGCTACTAGAAACTGAAGTCGATGCACTTAGTCAAGATGAAGATGGATTTACGCCATTGGTAAAGTAGCATTGTTTTCGCTATGAACGTTAAAACTTCTATATTTTATTGGATatcaaacataaaataatttttacagaTGTGGGCGTGTGCTAGAGGTCATATTGAAACAGCAGTAATGCTATATAAATGGAATCATAATGCTCTTTATATGAAAAACACCTCAAATCAAACCGCTCTTGAATGCGCTCGAGCTATTAACCATATGGATCTTgttaaagaaatagaaaaattagagCTGAGAAGAGATAAAGCTAATTTAATGCTACAGTCTAATCAATCCTCCACTGATGTGATGTCACCTACAGTAATATCGCCGGCTAGTTCAATTGGATCTCTAATTTCTATCGCTTCAACTAACAAATCTCATGATGGCGTTTTTTTAAGACCTGGGGCAGTCACAAGGTAAGTCAGTACTGtaataatacaattaatattgttcataaatctttaaaatgttttagaaaTTAAGCTTAGGAAACCTGGTATTGTAATGTAATATacttcatttcaaaaattatataaattgataataaaaatgtataatttggtATTGCGGGTTgcggactcaaaataaaactgtccaagagtGTTTCTAAAATGCtaacgtttcgatcttttatttgatctttatcaaggctaaaaatatatcgtacattataactcaaacgttgatgaagataaacaagtaaacaaaaaattgtgaaattagaattaaaacaataatcagatagtgtaagaatataaatatctatacatgtgtatataaatgaataggACTAACTGTATGTAAGACAAACTATATAACATGAACAAATAAGAACATTGTTGTCTAAACACTTAAGAACAATATAAAAGTCATTTAAAGAAActaatacatacatatataagTAAATTACTGAAAGTTTAAAGCCACTACCCTTTCTAATTAAtttccttaaaatttatgttgatgaTTCCACTTTAGCCATTCCAATACAATCTATCCCTTTTTCGGACACATTAGTAATTAGGCGACCGAAtagtaaattattaacaaattggTTTTCCTTGGAGACATAAATTGGATTGTTTTGAGTTCTCAACCCGCAACACAATACGGAATAAAAGTGAATAACAACAACTAACACAATATGGACTATTTGCAGACTAATTTTACATGTGTTATTTCAGTTCACGTGCCTGtcctatattttttattggtagTAATATCTAAAAAAACAATTGTCATAAATGGATTATTGTCACTTTCTTTCGTTCAGTAAagtgtaattaattttttaacaagcCAATGACCTATCCTCGAAATTTAATCGACAAATGTGAGGCAATTTTTAATCAATGACATCTCATTGATAGACATTATTAGACCccttttcctaatttttttttggaactgGCAGCGTACATAACCACTACAGCATTGGAAAGTGTAAATTTGATGTGAATCCATCGAATAGAGCAGAAGTGGCTGGCGAATGCAATGTCAGTCAAAATAGAGTTataaagatatttcaaataagtaaatttattctatacgaaatacaaataattcacgaatttttaacaatatcctacgtatttgaaaaatatttgcctTAGTAATGACGCTACATTTAATGACCACGTTCACCGTCAAAATGTTAGGTACTGGTCCGAAAAAAATCCCAGCTTATTTCCCGAATTCCTGAAGGCCATACTCAATTTCTCAAGAAGATAAATGTATGGACGGATATATTAGGTATTATTTTATAGGACCAATATTTATCAACCAAAATTAAATGACGATAAATATCTCAATATACTGCAGACTGAAGCTGCGATAACTAAAATATGAATCAAGATTTATCTTCATCTCATTATGTTTTCCGTACGTACGTAATTATTTAAACACCGTTTTTCCGAACGATGGATTGGATGACGTAAGTCCATAAAACGCTCAGGTAGATCGCCGGATTTTACCCATTAGAATTTTTCTATGGGGTTACCTTGAACCGcatgttaaattaaaaacaaaaacttttggCAACTTGTGGtaaacaataacataaaaacaacATTATCGCTAGAGGAATATTACAGAATGTTAGAAAAGAACCACAAAATACATTATACTACTACCAAGAGATTAATGGTAAACAATTTGAACATCTTTCAAACaacaatgtttatttttattattttaacctaTTAATGTGACAGCTGGAAATGTAATAGGTTTGTATCACTTTAATCCCTATTTCGGAATTTTAGTAATAGTAAAAACTATTATTGTAATATATTCTCACATCCATCCATTATTTCATGTAGTCGTGCATCTTTAAATattgttccaaaaatttatatacaccAAAGTTAGTCGAAAGACATTACATCTGATATATTGATGTTTAGACTGTGATTTTAAAGTTATAGTTTCCTGTGTAGCATATATATTTCTAGGCATTGCTGTGTTTTCAGGAGCGAAATGAACAAGTTCAAGATTTTAAACGTTGACTTAGACTCTGATGTCAACAGTAAACTTATCACTTCAGCTCCAAGTCCCATGCTTTCGGATTTTTCCTCCAGTAGTAGGGGTTGCAATGGTCAAAAGTTGATCAAAAGACCGTCGATCGATAGTGGAATTAACATGAGCTGTGGCCCGGCATCGGAAAATTATAGACCTAAGAGTACCAAAATGTGGAATCCACGTGACACGCCAAAACTATCTAAGTAAGTAGAACATattaaaatagttataaaaaattatattacattattaaCCTATATATGAAGATGATGAATACTAATGCCGTTATTTGGAAcaacaaattcttttttcaagatgTAATATCTTTATCAATATTACTATATAACAACTGAATGTAGCAATAccgaaaactaaaaataattattatgaaatccATTCAATACGCTTCAGTTAAATTTTTGTGTTGAAATTTACTTTGGCTTATTTCAACTGAAGTTTTGCAGCATATAAATTACTTAAGGCTCTTAACAAACcattaatttgaatgtttttaggTTCGATCGAAGTATGTCTTTACCTCTTCAGACCTCTTGCCTTAAAGATAACTCATTTGATAATGAAAGCTTGGATTCTCACAAAAAGATGGATTTTGTGTTATGTAAGTATATACTTATTTGCTAGATATAAAAGTTTGAATTTGTATGGGTAAGTAAcgacatttgaaataaaatgcaTGAAAAAGTGAACCACACTGAATTTATTGGCAGATATTGGGCCAAACTAGTTGGCAGTACATGTCGATAACGGTAATTAATTCTAGATTGTAACCATAAATTCAGTTTGTTATTCAATTTTGCTTTTGAAATGctgtatttattttagttttaaattgaGTTTACGAGTTGAAAAAAGtctttgtatttttagaaaataatataagtcATGATTAGACTAAAATACATTCTGGGTAATTATTTTgctagaaacatttttatttgtaacatATCCTTAGTGAcgattattaaacaaaattcaagttgattgatttaaaaaaatttcccaaACTCTCCACATGTGACCTTTGAAACTttgagaaaatatcaataataacagtaatttaaataaaaagcaattgaTATTCCGTAAACTTTGTaatcaaagttttttattagaaaaatgtaaattaaaacaataaaaaatcacaCAAAAATCTTTATTTCATTGATTGTCATATaataaagaagaattttttaatatagcTTATGGAAACAATATTTACCAGAATTACCTCAATaattaatatctataaaatatgTAGTTGATAGTGTTTTATTGGGGAGAGAAAAGAAACAACGTTGTTGCTCGTTTAGGGTTTATAAAAAACtactttatttacaaaatttgcgTGAAACAATAGTGTAAATATTTATCCGAACa is from Diorhabda carinulata isolate Delta chromosome 1, icDioCari1.1, whole genome shotgun sequence and encodes:
- the LOC130901333 gene encoding calmodulin-binding transcription activator 1-like isoform X5, whose product is MASSALYCINIQENPNDALPSEVSTITNKDKQMHHGNNPKIIRTLTPTPFNENQTTSTRPELNRNNFILLRNGKSTDSGHILLRTDALTPTKNNLILEDSESGKIGQILIQQSEIKKGVLVQSVKRLSSPIFLLSGGDNSNGHILIQTTAPTEDVRHQPTVEIEDGSDNILVQALEGIQDGDTSSSRGLSTPIGSDGEPIKLPENLESLPRSDHFPTQRHRWNTNEEIAAILISFDRHSEWQSKEVKIRPKSGSMLLYSRKKVRYRRDGYCWKKRKDGKTTREDHMKLKVQGTECIYGCYVHSAILPTFHRRCYWLLQNPDIVLVHYLNVPYPDDNKLAVITPSLALWADKKEWTKEELVSQLKPMFFSEDEPDINNELEISNFKLQTAETVEAIVSQLMEKQRVARQAALVKQLECGCPDSTCADGKSCSHPMRRITAAKEVVNSPLQSSSLNSRPLSNSDNNNQVSSTTGSGSMLLGNGNSPRVYSRDSRNQQVKAVQNNTNCSSSSGNTPPLVLSLSQIQGGGGLLILNSNSGNNSNNHQNLVNPVSVANFVCNSSRVIPKERTSHLVLKQEVMDTNPSCLHASKQNSKAVQREMKMELGENHRQSVFHDGNMYNNRNPHQQSEVVMSSAPSTPSKHMDTTQEDVVDEYKHQNFCNETVVLLGTDSSGSLVSKSDGSSIINGGFFNETLDLSQEDIQRTLSANMPLCSTELTNQNSASETNGSEHHQNKPQSQQQPLSNEMNPMDFIDSCDVVVSPTHVVDDDVFVNLDAFDMLGEFPDLESLDSGHAGLLDVNPSENRINIKAQPEQQNNQLEGSAKITDYSPEWAYPEGGVKVLVTGPWHSSGPYTVLFDTFPVPTTLVQSGVLRCYCPAHEAGLATLQVACDGYVISNSVIFEYKLPPREEQVAAPEPKVERCNDNLLKFTLLQRLEAMDDRLQIKQEPVDNDVVEDTALFGQPNFEDRLVTFCQNMTSRIWRHGEELSVSWFASHRGMTLLHLAASLGYSRLVCAMLHWRAENSSLLLETEVDALSQDEDGFTPLMWACARGHIETAVMLYKWNHNALYMKNTSNQTALECARAINHMDLVKEIEKLELRRDKANLMLQSNQSSTDVMSPTVISPASSIGSLISIASTNKSHDGVFLRPGAVTRSEMNKFKILNVDLDSDVNSKLITSAPSPMLSDFSSSSRGCNGQKLIKRPSIDSGINMSCGPASENYRPKSTKMWNPRDTPKLSKFDRSMSLPLQTSCLKDNSFDNESLDSHKKMDFVLCEIGSGPRSSSPLIDVEGVSDDENELPNSTVGEQDARVLTLAEQIIAAMPERIKNESEEMMMDKSSCASDSLQTSDTLSDVFMEPLLDQSSSSFESTEFNFEFSDNNYRYYDVSTPCSSLSPASSSCLQSPCSFTLDSPSPPPTTADFCEFFQASGTVFEKDFSNLTLSDREQRELYEAAKIIQKAYRSYKGRQQQEQNKERQAAVVIQNYYRRYKQYAYYKQMTHAAMVIQNGYRSYCEHKRFKKSQEAAVCIQNYYRNYKEQGGRNSREGTPATAGLKRTYSQRRQHQAARKIQQFMRQSKNKLQRERAEREKREDPSVDVHQKSQCPGGSSSYIGPNSRLNNTDFKEDSRKGNDKK
- the LOC130901333 gene encoding calmodulin-binding transcription activator 1-like isoform X2, which produces MASSALYCINIQENPNDALPSEVSTITNKDKQMHHGNNPKIIRTLTPTPFNENQTTSTRPELNRNNFILLRNGKSTDSGHILLRTDALTPTKNNLILEDSESGKIGQILIQQSEIKKGVLVQSVKRLSSPIFLLSGGDNSNGHILIQTTAPTEDVRHQPTVEIEDGSDNILVQALEGIQDGDTSSSRGLSTPIGSDGEPIKLPENLESLPRSDHFPTQRHRWNTNEEIAAILISFDRHSEWQSKEVKIRPKSGSMLLYSRKKVRYRRDGYCWKKRKDGKTTREDHMKLKVQGTECIYGCYVHSAILPTFHRRCYWLLQNPDIVLVHYLNVPYPDDNKLAVITPSLALWADKKEWTKEELVSQLKPMFFSEDEPDINNELEISNFKLQTAETVEAIVSQLMEKQRVARQAALVKQLECGCPDSTCADGKSCSHPMRRITAAKEVVNSPLQSSSLNSRPLSNSDNNNQVSSTTGSGSMLLGNGNSPRVYSRDSRNQQVKAVQNNTNCSSSSGNTPPLVLSLSQIQGGGGLLILNSNSGNNSNNHQNLVNPVSVANFVCNSSRVIPKERTSHLVLKQEVMDTNPSCLHASKQNSKAVQREMKMELGENHRQSVFHDGNMYNNRNPHQQSEVVMSSAPSTPSKHMDTTQEDVVDEYKHQNFCNETVVLLGTDSSGSLVSKSDGSSIINGGFFNETLDLSQVRPYYQYLHLFQEDIQRTLSANMPLCSTELTNQNSASETNGSEHHQNKPQSQQQPLSNEMNPMDFIDSCDVVVSPTHVVDDDVFVNLDAFDMLGEFPDLESLDSGHAGLLDVNPSENRINIKAQPEQQNNQLEGSAKITDYSPEWAYPEGGVKVLVTGPWHSSGPYTVLFDTFPVPTTLVQSGVLRCYCPAHEAGLATLQVACDGYVISNSVIFEYKLPPREEQVAAPEPKVERCNDNLLKFTLLQRLEAMDDRLQIKQEPVDNDVVEDTALFGQPNFEDRLVTFCQNMTSRIWRHGEELSVSWFASHRGMTLLHLAASLGYSRLVCAMLHWRAENSSLLLETEVDALSQDEDGFTPLMWACARGHIETAVMLYKWNHNALYMKNTSNQTALECARAINHMDLVKEIEKLELRRDKANLMLQSNQSSTDVMSPTVISPASSIGSLISIASTNKSHDGVFLRPGAVTRSEMNKFKILNVDLDSDVNSKLITSAPSPMLSDFSSSSRGCNGQKLIKRPSIDSGINMSCGPASENYRPKSTKMWNPRDTPKLSKFDRSMSLPLQTSCLKDNSFDNESLDSHKKMDFVLCEIGSGPRSSSPLIDVEGVSDDENELPNSTVGEQDARVLTLAEQIIAAMPERIKNESEEMMMDKSSCASDSLQTSDTLSDVFMEPLLDQSSSSFESTEFNFEFSDNNYRYYDVSTPCSSLSPASSSCLQSPCSFTLDSPSPPPTTADFCEFFQASGTVFEKDFSNLTLSDREQRELYEAAKIIQKAYRSYKGRQQQEQNKERQAAVVIQNYYRRYKQYAYYKQMTHAAMVIQNGYRSYCEHKRFKKSQEAAVCIQNYYRNYKEQGGRNSREGTPATAGLKRTYSQRRQHQAARKIQQFMRQSKNKLQRERAEREKREDPSVDVHQKSQCPGGSSSYIGPNSRLNNTDFKEDSRKGNDKK